The following proteins come from a genomic window of Halomarina ordinaria:
- a CDS encoding DUF3784 domain-containing protein — translation MQEAWLFDVGAGGAVALLGAAVWLGDVPARVAGYDAERVTDESALTAFVGRWVVLVGALLVAMGLFGSRRPLPDSAWVGYAGVVLVVCCYLAYGSRRYEA, via the coding sequence ATGCAGGAGGCGTGGCTGTTCGACGTCGGTGCCGGGGGGGCCGTCGCGCTCCTCGGGGCGGCCGTCTGGCTCGGCGACGTACCCGCACGCGTGGCGGGCTACGACGCGGAGCGTGTCACCGACGAGTCGGCACTCACCGCGTTCGTCGGCCGCTGGGTCGTCCTCGTCGGCGCGTTGCTCGTCGCGATGGGCCTGTTCGGCAGTCGCCGGCCCCTCCCTGACAGCGCGTGGGTGGGGTACGCCGGCGTCGTCCTCGTCGTCTGTTGTTACCTCGCCTACGGGTCGCGTCGCTACGAGGCGTGA
- a CDS encoding Glu/Leu/Phe/Val family dehydrogenase, producing MSDAANPFESLQEQLDDAAHHLDVSSDLLERLKHPERIIETNLTVELDDGSLEVFKAFRSQFNGDRGPYKGGIRYHPDVGRDEVKALSGWMVYKTAIVDIPYGGGKGGIAIDPRQYSDGELERVTRAFAKELRPFIGPDTDVPAPDVNTGQREMNWIKDTYETLENTTAPGVVTGKAPDSGGSAGRVEATGRSVMLTAREAFDYLGKDTEGATVAVQGYGNAGSVAAKLIQSELGADVVAVSDSGGAIYHSEGFDAAAVKDVKDESGSVTDYEDVEEELSNEELLTLDVDLLVPAALENAIDEDIAREMEADVVVEAANGPVTPDADDVLTEREVAVFPDILANAGGVTVSYFEWVQNRQRFYWTEERVNDELERYIVDGFDALVTAYEGKDAPSFRTAAYIVAIDRVVSAYEQGGTWP from the coding sequence ATGTCTGATGCGGCAAATCCTTTCGAGAGTCTCCAGGAGCAACTCGACGACGCCGCCCACCATCTCGACGTCTCTTCGGACCTGCTCGAACGGCTGAAACACCCCGAGCGAATCATAGAGACGAACCTGACCGTCGAACTCGACGACGGGTCACTCGAGGTGTTCAAGGCGTTTCGCTCGCAGTTCAACGGCGACCGGGGGCCGTACAAGGGCGGTATCCGCTATCACCCCGACGTGGGGCGCGACGAGGTGAAGGCGCTCTCCGGGTGGATGGTGTACAAGACGGCCATCGTCGACATCCCCTACGGCGGCGGGAAGGGCGGCATCGCCATCGACCCCCGCCAGTACTCCGACGGCGAACTCGAGCGCGTCACCCGCGCGTTCGCGAAGGAACTCCGGCCGTTCATCGGCCCCGACACGGACGTCCCCGCCCCGGACGTCAACACCGGTCAGCGGGAGATGAACTGGATAAAGGACACCTACGAGACACTCGAGAACACGACGGCGCCGGGCGTCGTCACGGGGAAGGCCCCCGACAGCGGCGGGAGCGCCGGGCGCGTCGAGGCGACGGGTCGCTCCGTGATGCTCACCGCTCGCGAGGCGTTCGACTACCTCGGGAAGGACACCGAGGGCGCGACGGTCGCCGTCCAGGGGTACGGCAACGCCGGGTCGGTCGCCGCGAAACTCATCCAGTCCGAACTCGGTGCCGACGTCGTCGCCGTCTCCGACTCCGGCGGCGCCATCTACCACTCCGAGGGCTTCGACGCGGCCGCGGTCAAGGACGTCAAGGACGAGTCCGGGAGCGTCACCGACTACGAGGACGTCGAGGAGGAACTCTCGAACGAGGAGCTCCTGACGCTCGACGTGGACCTGCTCGTCCCGGCCGCCCTGGAGAACGCCATCGACGAGGACATCGCCCGGGAGATGGAGGCCGACGTCGTCGTCGAGGCGGCGAACGGGCCGGTGACGCCCGACGCCGACGACGTGCTCACCGAGCGGGAGGTGGCGGTGTTCCCCGACATCCTCGCCAACGCGGGTGGCGTCACCGTCAGCTACTTCGAGTGGGTCCAGAACCGCCAGCGCTTCTACTGGACCGAAGAGCGCGTCAACGACGAACTCGAACGCTACATCGTCGACGGGTTCGACGCGCTGGTGACCGCCTACGAGGGGAAGGACGCACCCAGTTTCCGCACCGCGGCGTACATCGTCGCCATCGACCGCGTGGTCTCCGCCTACGAACAGGGCGGGACGTGGCCCTGA